The DNA window GAGTCCATGTATTCTGCACAACAAATGGCTCCTCTGTCATATTGTCTCCAGGTAGGCTCACATTGTACAGCAAGATAATAGGAGGGTTTGACTCCACTGGAAGTTGAGACCCTAGAAGTTCAATCTGAAAGCTTCTGCTGTGCCCATCTGGAATGCCAAGTACTGAAATGGAAGAATCTTCAGCTAGACCACAAGGGATATCAAGAATTGTTTCACCACTTGATTTTGTCAAATCTGTGCTTACAGAGTATGGACAGTTCTTATCCTCTGTTTTGTTAATATTGGAGAGCTGGGCAGCCTTGTTTTCCTTGATTTTGGACAATAAGTCCTTCCATGCTATCGAAGCCTCTCTAATCCCCTGATTTGTTTCAGGCAAAGCATCAGACCTTGACAGCAGCAAACGCATCTGAAACCAAACAACCAGGGCATTTGATTCATCCTTGGAAATATTGTTTTGAGCATACAAATCACTAAGCCCTTCAACATTTATATAATGTGGCTTCTTGGATGGTTTTGTTGCTTTCTTCAGTTCCGATTGAGGAGATTTAGCAGGATGGTTGTCCTTCAAATGAGAATCACCAGCTGGATGATTTCGGAAAAAATCATATGATGACTGCTTTTTTTGTGTCCGAGTTCCCATAAGGCTATAACTGAAAACCAGAATTATTGCAAGAGCTATTATCACAACCCCTCCGGACCATTTCTTCATTTTGAACATTGACAAAGCTATTTTCAATGATTTCATTCTTGCACATCCCAAATAATCAGGCTCATCTATGTAGCACTGTCATAAGCAATAAAACCTGCAAATAAGAATGCAGCCTCATTCTTGAATTTTCGCCTTCAATTTGAACTTATTCTGTTATAATCTTTACTCTGTCCAAACCAACCAATGATGATAGATTTGAGAGAGTTTTCAACATTACCGGTCAAAAAATAGCTGATTTAAATCAGAGAAAGCACGgcagaagaaataaaataaatggcacAAATCTCGATAAAATCCAAGCAAATGAAAAGACCGGACTCAAGCAAGCTTGCTAGAGCCAATTTGAAAAGGCAAGCTGAGCTTTTCATGTATCATATTCTAGGAACACACCCATAATTCTGTTTTCCATTCTTTTCATCTTTATTCGCAGGAACTATGCCAAAGTAGCAAAGCACAACTACCAAGTTCTAGCACTAATAAATTAATagatcatcttcatcttcacaTATCAAAGCACAATCTTAATCACCTCCTGTACCAAATCACACACCATCATTACCTATCATATTATTTCATCCATTTTTGTAActtaaaaagagaaattaagaaCAAAAGTTCAAAGCTTTTACAAACATCTACCagtaaaaaaaagtacaaatgCAAGCATCTTTCAAATGAATCAATCAAGCAGCAGAAACATGAAATTATTTAAGTGACTAGAGAAACATACAAACAAAGCAACAACCTCAAATACAGGTAATGCAAAGAGAGACAACGGCAAGAAGAGGAAACTTAACTTGTTAAATGCTAAAACGGACTTTTTTTAGCTTGCTACTATGTTGATCTTGGAAACCATTTAGCCACTAAACGAAACCTACAATGCAAAGCACCAAACTCAAATGACCAAATCTTCGCATATCTACAAACATAAATGCAAAGAgagcagagaagaagaaaactgaaGCTGTTCAAGAAACAGTTACAAGCAAACTGGACTTACTTCTATTCTTTCTGGAATGGGTTTTTGAGCTTGCTGCTAGTGCTGATCTTCGAGGTTGAAACTTCATTTTCAGGGAACTAAAGGGTCACCAATGCTGCTGGTTAGAATCAGCAACCGCTGTTTCTACATACATCCGGCGTCGTTTCTGCGGTTGTCTGAAAATGGGACATTAAGATTTAAGAAGACATGATCCGGCACTGATAAAACTAGTGCCACGTAATTACTAGATTGTTCGCTATATTTCCTACCTTGAGCTTCACTGTAGCATGTCATTATAGAAAGATTCCTTCTTGTCTGATCAGAAGTCTGAAGTCTTGATGAacttcattaaaaagaaaactcccTGATGGACTCCCAGATATTTTGGTGGGCATTTGGGCTTCCAAGTCACGGGTTTTAAGAAGAATGCCCTTGATTTgacatgattataaaaaaaaccataagaaaAAGACGAATCAGCCATTGGTccgaagtttaaaaaaaatgattcaaagaGTAATAAAGTAAAGTCATTGtgtattttaaaggaaaagatGAATAAACCCTTTTATCTCAGctagatttattttgattttaaaggtattctaattattattttatgtagataaaaaattaaaaggttttaTTGTCTCCAATTAATTACGATAATGACTATTTATCCTCTTGTCTATGTGTGCAGTGAATTAACTCCCTTgatcagttttttattttattttaataagagGCAGATAGAAAGTAATGGTTTATTCCGTTTATACCCGGAAGATATTTAAAATCTGTTTAAAAATATagctatgattatttttatttaaaaatatattaaaataatatttttttattttttaaaaattattattgatgtcaacaaatcaaaataatctaaaaaaatattaatttaaaataaaaaaataaaatatatataaatattttagaaacataAGAATGAAAAAACTAGGTAAAAAACAATGATGCGGTTAGATCGGTGGTAGTTATTACCTACCAGACAATATCATAACCTATGGAAACACTTGAAATAAAACTATAATTCTCAGGTCTCAAGGTTACAAAACGAAactataaagaaataaacagaATAGCctgctttttttataaaaattttgtaattcaacaattctatgaaaaaaaaaataacacatctattattcatataaaattttaaaaaacgatTTGATAAAAACGAATTCAAATCCAAGTATTAAGagtaattaaaatccaaaattatttggaaaaaaaattaaaacaccaaaaacatcatttttcaaGCTTAATCTCCAGATTCGTAAAAtcattcataaaaatttaagttgatcatattatgataattttattatcctgtgcatttaatgcaccaaGACTTTCATAGACTTTACCTTATTTATCTAACCATAAACATATTCACAACAATTTACACATTATATTACCACGAATTCAGTCTTGGAAAAGGTCTCAACTTCGAGCACGCATCAGGGCTTCCATAACATCTTGCCCCCAGCACCAAAGATGTTTGTCCATTAGCCTTCCTAATTTGCTATGTGCTATATTAATAGTgactttttaatcaaattttttcttcACTTCATTACATTTAATCtatcttaattatatatatatatatatatattaaataccattacttaatatttataaaaaaattaatttatcaattcatATTTTTCAGTGATTACAAACATctacaaaataatttcaaacatatttatatattcaataatatgtattaatttatCCACGCTACACGTGGTaatatttaaacaattaaagttaagataatgaattcattaataaatatatttattataattctaactCGGAAacgaacattaaaaaaaagttgtcggCACCAAAAAAGTTTCGTACCAACTAAAAACCCGAAAGGTCTTCAACAACGGTATTGAAAACTTTGGGAACAACCATTAAAAtgtttatatctatttttaaatatgtgtttaatctgtagttttttaataaaaaaacttaataaataattttttaataatatataaaaaaacttaataaataattttttgatatattaaaaatcacttAGAATACATCTTACCTGTGACTGTGAGACAATACATCTTACCTGTGAGACGTGCTCTCCACAGTCTACATGAAggtgtaaattaattaatatttttttatttgtctttagaGAACTCGTAATTCCAAGACCACACATGCTTTCCGAACAGCGAAGGAGAAATCACAGATTGCTCAACACAGACACAAAAGTTTAAGAAAGTATTACTCTTATTATTGCTGAAACTGAAAACACGCATTACTGTTGTTACAATAACAACAATTCAGCGGCataaaggagagaaaaagatcacacacacacacagtcaCTTAATAATTTAGAAGTAGTAAATACTAGATTGATTCAAAAACCATGAATCTTGATCTGGtccttcttcacaatgttctgATTAACAAGGAAATTCTGGACGTTCTTGCGTTGATCACCTTGGAGTTGAATGACCTTGCCGAGTTCCTTGTCCTGCACAACATTCCCATTACAACAGAAATCTTTCTTGAGAGTCTTGAGGATCTTTTCGTAGCTCAACTCTTTAGGTAGACCCTGAACTGTAGTCAAGCTCTTCTTTCCATTCCTCTGCTGTATGCGTATGTGCACATACTCTTTGGTCCCTGCGCCACCTGACTGTTTGGCATCGGCAAATGGATCGAAAGCGCTAGGAATCTCGAATTCTAGCCCAACCATATATCTCCTTCTTGCTCGACAGAACTCAAAAacagacaattttttttttttctgagcaGGATTTGTGTTTTGGTTTCCGAGATGAGAGAATTACAGAACACTAGAGATTGCTTTTATAGGAACGCAGAGGTTGGTTTATAATGGTTAGAAGAATAGAGTTGGGCTCTCACACGTGTACGGAGCAGATCAAGGAACAATGAATGTGAACGGCTGGATTTAGGTTTTCCGTTTCAGATATGTACGATTTAGGCGTGCAATTGACGCATCCGGGGACCCAGCCTGGAGTCCATAAAGAAAGTTCTGGATCGAGCGAGAAGGGAGAAGAATCTCGTAAAGAAAACACGCGGTCCACACGTTTTATTTACCTAAAATAATAATCCTCTGGTGCCAGATGCTCTAGCACCCAATTCGCTTGCATCAATTCgagcaagaaagaaaatattctCTCATCGTGTTTGCAAACCATAGATTTAATACGAAATTGAACTCATTCTAATTCTCTACTTGTGGTTTTCTTTATGAGATAGAgccggttgttttttaaaattattttttataattaaaataatataataacagttattttttaattattctttatttataaattcattaaaattataatttttttattttcaaaaaataattttaacataatcGAAAATAAAAATGCTATGAACGTGAGAATCTCTGATCCAAAATCTGACCTTGTTATGAACCAAAAGGCTAACCCAAAGATACCTTAGACCattaaaaatcaaaggaaaaaaaacggaaagaaaggaaaatcaaaacatttaatttgCATGTACGTATTCTCGATTTACATAATTTCAATTTCACTTTTTAATTAGTAAGATTTTACCATTCAAACTACAAACAAATTGTTCACTATTTAAAAGTATCTTAAGCCTATTTTCTGCCATTtctgaaaattaca is part of the Populus alba chromosome 10, ASM523922v2, whole genome shotgun sequence genome and encodes:
- the LOC118043244 gene encoding protein translation factor SUI1 homolog 2, which translates into the protein MVGLEFEIPSAFDPFADAKQSGGAGTKEYVHIRIQQRNGKKSLTTVQGLPKELSYEKILKTLKKDFCCNGNVVQDKELGKVIQLQGDQRKNVQNFLVNQNIVKKDQIKIHGF